The genomic stretch CTTGGTTGCGGCATAGTTCGCCTGGGCAAACTGGCCTTTTTGACCATTGATCGACGAAATCACGATGACGCGGCCAAATTTACGCTCGCGCATGCCGGGCCAGATCGGGTGAACGGTGTTGAACACGCCGGTGAGGTTGGTGTCGATCACCTCTTGCCACTGCTGCGGCGTCATTTTGTGGAAGGGCGCATCGCGGGTGATGCCTGCATTGGCCACCACGATGTCGATGGGGCCAAGGTCGGCCTCAACCTGGGCGATACCCGCTTGGCTTTCCTCATAGGAGCCAACGTTCCACTTGTAGGTCTTGATCCCGGTCTCTTCGGTGAACTTTGCCGCCGCTTCGTCGTTGCCCGCGTAGGTCGCGGCGACAGTGCAGCCCTGGTCCTTTAGGGCCTGCGAAATTGCTGCGCCAATGCCGCGTGAGCCGCCGGTGACGAGTGCAGTACGTGCCATTCAGTTTTCCTCCAATTCGATATTCGCTCGGTAATCTTGCTACCTATTGATAGTGCAATGCGCAACAATATTGCGCAATGAATTTTTGCCGCAATGCCGCGAAAATTGTCGCAGGTGCAGCAATACCTCCCTGTTGTAATAAAAAGGGCGCCAAACTGGCGCCCTGATCTATGTTAAACTGTGGTCCCGATTATGGGCGCTCCAGGCACATGGCGACGCCCATGCCGCCACCGATGCAGAGCGTGGCGAGGCCTTTTTTGGCGCCGCGCCGCTGCATTTCAAACAGCAGCGTGTTTAGCACCCGGCAGCCCGAGGCACCGATTGGGTGGCCGATGGCGATGGCGCCGCCGTTGACGTTGACGATCGCCGGATCCCAGCCCATGTCCTTGTTGACGGCGCAGGCCTGTGCGGCAAAGGCTTCGTTGGCTTCAACCAGATCCAGGTCGCTGACCGACCAGCCGGCCTTGTCCAGGGCTTTGCGCGAGGCGTAGATCGGACCAACACCCATGATCGAAGGGTCGACACCGGCGGTGGCGTAGGAGGCAATCCGCGCCAGCGGCGTGATACCGCGCTTTTCGGCGTCATCGGCGCTCATCAGTAGGGTTGCGGCGGCGCCGTCATTCAAACCAGAGGCATTGGCCGCCGTGACTGATCCATCCTTGGTAAAGGCGGGGCGCAATTTTTGCATCGCTTCCATGGAGGCGCCATGGCGGATGTATTCGTCTTGATCCACCACGGTTTCGCCCTTGCGGGTCTTGATGGTGAAAGCAGCGATTTCATCAGCAAATTTACCTGCTTTTTGCGCCGCTTCGGCCTTGTTCTGGCTGGCGACAGCAAATTCGTCCTGCATTTCGCGGGAGATCTGCCATTTGTCAGCGACGTTTTCCGCTGTCTGACCCATGTGGTAGCCGTTGAAGGCATCCCACAGGCCATCGCGAATCATGGTGTCGATGTATTTCATGTCACCCATCTTGTGACCGGCGCGCAGGGCGGCGGCATGGGGTGACAGGGTCATGTTTTCCTGACCACCGGCGCAGACAATCGCGGCATCCCCAAGCTGGATATGCTGCGCGCCTAGCGCAACAGCACGCAGGCCGGAGCCACAGACCTGGTTGATGCCCCAGGCAGCACTTTCCTGTGGAAGGCCGGCATTGATATGGGCTTGGCGGGCTGGGTTTTGCCCCTGTGCGGCGGTCAGAACCTGCCCCAGGATGGTCTCGGAAACCTCGGATTTGTCAACGCCTGCGCGCTCTACCACGGCTTCCAGTACCGCACGGCCCAGATCATGGGCGGGCGTATTGGCGAAAGCTCCGCCAAAACTGCCGACAGCGGTACGCGCGGCGGATGCAATTACAACATTGGTCATTATTTCTGGTCCTCTGCCATCAAATTCTATCGTGAAGACATGCAATTATTCTGCGGTTCGTAAACTTACCGCAAAATCACAAATCCCCACCTCCCTCTCCGGGACAGATATAGCGTCTTGCTGCAGGTGCAGCAAATGACAGGGTGTCTCAGGGGTTGGGTTCGAGTCAACTGGCATAAGTCAAAAACGCAAAGAACCGCCCGGGGTACGACCCGAGGCGGCTCTATTTTTGCTGCGGTGCGGCGATTTTTCCACCCGGTGTCAAGGCCTTAGGAAAACGGCACATGGTGGAGGGGCGCGGTCAACTATGCGTTAGGCGCGATTGCGCTGTTTCATCTTCTCCAGCCAAGGCGGCGAAACAGTTGGGGCGCCATAGAGGAAGCCCTGCAGGCAGTCGACGCCAATTGAAACCAGGAATTCGGCCTCGGCTTGGGTTTCTACGGATTCTGCCACAATCAACATATCGAACTGTTTGGCGATGCCCACCAGGGCGCGCACAACCGCCTGATTGTCAGGACAGTTGCAGATGTTGCGAATAAACTGCCCGTCGATCTTAACTGCATCAAAGTAGAAGTCGCGAAAGTGGCCAATGGCTGTGGTGCCCGCTCCAAAGTTGTCGAGCGCAAAGGCGATGCCATGCTGTTGCTTGCGGTCCATAAAGTCGATGACCAGTTCCGGGGCCGCCATGGCAGAGGCCTCGGTGATTTCCAGGATCAGGCGTTCGCCAATGGTTGGATCCTTTTTTATAAATCTTTCCAGTGTTTTAGACCAGCGACTGTAGCCGATGGAACGTGCGGACATGTTGATGGAGAGGCGAATGTTCGGAGATTGGGACAGGGCCCGTAGCCCGTGTTGCAGGGCAAGGCAATCCAGCTCACGGCCGATTTCCTTATCATAGACTACATGCATGAATTCGCGCGCAGGAATAACCCGGTCGGTGGCGTCCAGAACCCGGATATAGCCTTCGTAAAAGGCGATGTCATGGGGCGGCATCGCCTGCATGACAGGCTGATAGGCCAGCATGGTCTGATCGTGCTTGACCGCCTCTGCAACCATATCCAGCGTCGAGTGATCCCGCGAGACCACTGCAGCGGAAAGCGGATCTTCAGCCCCTTCGGACATATTCGCCCGTCTTAGTTTTCGCTTATTGACCACGCTTTGCCTCCTACTGCTGCCGTTTTCTGGGAAAACTATGCGTCAGCAGGGACTGTCGGGCAAAAGGGTAAATTGAGGCTTAAATCTAAAACTTTAGCCAATCAAATTTGCGGAACTATCGGCGCCTCGCACCTCTGCACGGGCTGTTCAAAATCCGGGCGTGCCGCTGTCCTGGGGCTGGCGGGCCAGGTGTTTGGCTTTGATGGTCTCAGAGGTGTCGCGACTGCCATCGTGGCTATAGCCCGGCGGCGCCAGCGCATAGAGCAGCCTTTGCTTCAGGCTCAACCCCGGTTGTGTCATATCCCGGTAGATTGCCACCCATTCGTGAAAGGCCACCCGCAGGGGATTAAAGGTGGCGATATTGTAGACCAGCCCATAATCCACCGGGTCACTGTCCTGTTCCGGTACAAAGGTGCCAAAGATCTTGTCCCAGATGATAAACACCCCTGCGTAGTTGCAATCCAGATAGCGCGGATTGCGGCCATGGTGGGCGCGGTGGTGGCTGGGGGTGTTCATCACCGCCTCAAACCAGCGCGGCAGTTTGCCGATGGCTTCGGTGTGGATCCAGAACTGATAGACGAGGTTGATGCCGCCGACAAAGAGCACCAGCGCCGGGTGAAACCCCAACAGCACCAGCGGCGCCCGCACCACCATCATAAAGGTAAAGGTGCCGGTCCAGGTCTGGCGCAGCGCCGTGGTCAGATTGTAATGCTGGCTGGAGTGGTGATTGACGTGGCTGGCCCAGACCCAGCGGATCCGGTGGCCAAAGCGGTGCACCCAATAATAGCGCAGATCATCCAGAACAAAGCAGAGGACAATCACCCAGATCGAGCTGCCAAGGTCCAGCGGCGTAATCTCCCACAAAACCATAAAGAATCCCCAGGCGATAAAGCCAAGTACAATTCCCGAGGCCACACTGCCGGCCCCCATGATCAGCGAGGTCACCGCATCGCGGGTCTCGTAGCGGCCCCCGCGCCCCTTGAGCGCGATCCATAGGAATTCGCCGAGGATGGCGGCGATAAAGATCGGCACCGCCAGTTGGGTCACATCAGGAAAGGAAAGCGGATCCATCGGTTACACCTCTGTTGCGGTGGCTAATGCGGCGGGGTGGTGGGCAATCAGGCGCTGCCAGTGCGCGGCCTCGGAACCGTTCAGATGCAGCTGCACCCCTGGCGCGGAGAAATCAGCCAGGCGGAGGTATAGCCCTCGCCTGGCAGTCTTCATTTCGACATTTTCCAGGTAGCGGGCCACGGTATCAGCGCCAAAGGACCAAACCAGGCCAAGCGGCGCGCTACCGTCCTCGGGTTGGATAAGAGCGGCATGGCCGTCCTCGGCCAGGGTCAACTGGGCAATGGGGCTGTCGGGGAACTGGCGCAGCCAGGCCTGCCGCGCCTGATCGGCGCTGAGCAGCCGCAGGTCTGAACGCCCGGTCAGATGCAACAAGACGGCGATCGCCGCGACACCCCCGACAACGAGGATCAACAAAAGCTCCAGCGGCATTGTCCCCTCCCTGATGATGCCCCGTGGCTCTCAGAATGGCGTTGCAAAGGCGCGGCTGTCAAAGGTGGCGTGGGGGAAAGCCCATTTGGGCAGAATGGTTGCTGCTGCTACAGGTGTCGTATTCATCTGGCGGTAAAGCGGATTGTCGAACTGGGCGCTGCAGATGAATAGGCCTAAATGGAGCCGGCCCTGCAAGCGAACCTGCAAGGCTGACCCCATGTGGGAACGAGAGAGAACGAGATTAACTGCCGGTCTCGCTGTCAATCATCGCCGCAATGATCGCCTTGGCGCTGTCAGAGTTCCACTCGGCATCGCCCAGCAGCCGCGCGACTTCCTCGCCTTCGCGGTTCAAAAGCACGGTAATGGGCAGGCCGATCACCGCCATCTCGCGGGCCAGCGCCTGTTTGGGGTCCTGATGGCGCGGCAGATTGGTAATGCCGTTTTCCTCAAAGAACTTGACGATCCCGGCTGGCGAGTTGCGCCCGGCGGCGATGGTCAGGACTTCAAAATCCTCGCCGCCAAACTCTTGTTGCAGCTCGGCGATCTGCGGCATTTCCTTGCGGCAGGGGGCACACCAGGTGGCCCAGAAGTTCAGCAGCACCACTTTGCCCTGATAGTCCTGCAGGCTGGCTTTGCCGCCGTCATCCTCCAGGAAAAACTCCGCCTGGGAGACCTCGCGCGGCTGCGCATGCACCACCAGGCGTTTCAGGCTGTCGGCGCGCAGGGCCTCCAGTTCGGCCACATCTGCGGCCAATGCCGCATTTGCACCCAGGCCCAGGGCGATATAAAGGGAAAGATGACGTAACAGACGCATATTATCTCCGGGATTCCACCATGACAGATCAAGCCTCGAACCAGATGTGGGGCGGCCGCTTTGCCGCTGGCCCAGACGCGATCATGGAGGCGATCAACGCCTCGATCACTTTTGACAAGCGGATGGCTGCCCAGGACATTGCTGGCTCCAGGGCCCATGCAGCGATGTTGGCCGCAACAGGCGTTATAAGCGATAACGACGCCGAAGCAATTCGGGAAGGCCTGCTCACGGTCTTGTCAGAGATCGAGACCGGAACCTTTCAGTTCTCCACCGCGCTGGAAGACATTCATATGAACGTCGAGGCGCGCCTGAAAGAGGTGATCGGCGAACCCGCAGGGCGTTTGCACACGGGCCGGTCACGCAACGATCAGGTGGCGACGGATTTCAAACTCTGGGTCCGTGATCAGCTGGACGCGGCCGAGACGGGCCTGCTGGCCTTGATCCGCGCGCTGTTGACCCAGGCCGAGGCAGGCGCTGACTGGGTGATGCCGGGCTTTACCCACCTGCAGGTGGCGCAGCCGGTGACCTGGGGCCATCACATGATGGCCTATGTGGAAATGTTTGGCCGCGACCTGTCCCGGGTCCGCGATGCCCGCAAACGCATGAACGAATCTCCCCTGGGGGCCGCAGCCCTGGCTGGCACCTCCTTTCCCATTGACCGCGAGATGACCGCTGCGGCGCTGGGCTTTGACCGGCCTGCGGCAAATTCGCTGGATGCGGTGTCGGATCGCGATTTTGCGCTGGAGTTCCTCTCCTGTGCCTCGATCAGCGCCATTCACTTGTCGCGCTTTGCCGAAGAGCTGGTGATCTGGTCCTCGGCGCAGTTCCGCTTTGTCACCCTGTCGGATCGTTTCTCGACCGGGTCGTCGATCATGCCGCAAAAGAAAAACCCCGACGCGGCAGAGCTGATCCGCGCCAAGGTGGGGCGGATCTTTGGTGCCAACACCGCGCTGATGATGGTGATGAAAGGTCTGCCGCTGGCCTATTCCAAGGACATGCAGGAAGACAAAGAGCAGGTTTTTGATGCCGCCGACAACTGGATGCTGGCCCTGGCAGCGATGGAAGGCATGGTCAAAGACATGAGCGCCAACCGCGCCGAGCTGGCTGCGGCTGCGGGCTCTGGGTTCTCAACCGCGACCGATCTGGCGGATTGGCTGGTGCGGGTGCTGGGGCTGCCGTTCCGCGACGCCCATCACGTGACCGGCTCGCTGGTGGCCCTGGCCGAAGGCCGCGGCTGTGACCTGCCAGATCTGACACTGGAAGACATGCAGGGCGTCCATGGTGAGATCACGCAGGATGTCTTTACTGTTCTTGGCGTCGAGAACTCGGTAAACTCGCGCATGTCCTATGGCGGCACCGCGCCGGCGCAGGTGCGTGCCCAGGTGGCCCGCTGGACGGCGCTTTTGCAGGCCTGAAGCGGCTCTAAAGCTTGTAAACATGAGCGTGGGCAGCCTTGAACTGCGGCCCGCGCCCCCCATCTAAGCCCGATTGCAACCGGGCCGGTTTCTGGAGGCGTGACAATGAAGACTTGGATGCTCAACTTGATTGGGATCACCGTCCTGACGGCAGGATTAAGCGCCTGTGGCGTCGATGGGGAGCCGGTGCGCCCCGCTTTGAATGCGGGCATTGGGGTTTCCAACTCTGGCGTCCATGCGGGTGGCTCGGTTGGGCTGCAAAAGGGTCCGGTGAGTGTTCTTTTTGGTTTCTAGGTGTTTGCAAGACCTTGGGCTTAGTGCCCGTCATCGTGCAGACGGTTCCCCCGGAATGGGCAGGAGTATTTAACAGTGATCCGTATTTTTCTGGTTCTTGGCGTCCTCGGCCTGTCTGCCTGTGATTTGCCGCAGTCCTACGCCCAGGCGCCCAAGGCGCCTAAGGCGGACAAGGCAGAACAGCCGCCCGCCTCCGGGGTGCGGGTTTCGGGATATGCCCGTGTCGGTGTTTCTCACCACTTCTGACTTTTCACAGCTTCCGACCTGGGGCCTTGGCGATTGCCAAAGCGCAGGTTTTACAGGGAATCATTTGCCAGCCCTGCCGGTTTTGGTCTAATCGCCAAGGCATGGATCACTTTCTCTACCGCGACGGCGCGCTTTACGCCGAAGACGTGCCGGTTGCCGAGATTGCGGCTGCCGTGGGCACTCCGTTTTATGTCTATTCCACGGCCACTCTGCAGCGCCATTTCCGCCTGTTCGACGAGGCGCTGGCGGGCATGGATCATCTGGTTTGCTACGCGATGAAGGCGGCCAGCAATCAGGCCATCCTCAAGACCCTGGCCCAGGCCGGCGCCGGCATGGATGTGGTCAGCCAGGGCGAATACCTGCGGGCCAAGGCGGCCGGGGTTCCGGGCGACAATATCGTGTTCTCTGGGGTTGGCAAAACCGCAGAGGAAATCCGCTGTGCCCTGTCCGGCGGCATTCGCCAGTTCAACGTCGAATCCGAGCCCGAGATGGCCGTGATCAACGCGGTGGCGCTGGAGCTGGGGCAGGTGGCACCGATCACCATTCGGGTGAACCCGGATGTGGATGCCAAGACCCATGCCAAGATCGCCACCGGAAAATCCGAGAACAAATTTGGCATCCCCATTTCCCGCGCCCGCGAGGTCTATGCCCATGCGGCGACGCTGCCGGGGCTCAAGGTCATTGGCATTGACTGCCATATTGGCTCGCAGCTGACCGATCTGGAGCCCTTCCGCAAAGCCTATGAAAAAATCGCCGACCTGACCGAGAGCCTGCGCGGCGATGGTCACGACATTCGCCGTCTTGATCTCGGCGGTGGGCTGGGCATTCCCTATACCCGCTCGAATGAGGCGCCGCCGCTGCCGGTGGAATATGGCCAGCTGATCAAGGACACGCTGGGCCATCTGGGCTGCGAGATCGAGATCGAGCCCGGCCGCCTGATCGCGGGTAATGCAGGGCTGATGGTCAGCAAGGTGATCTATGTGAAATCCGGCGAGGATCGCGAGTTTCTGATCGTGGATGGCGCGATGAATGACCTGATCCGCCCCGCCATGTATGAGGCGCACCATGATATCGTTGCGGTACATGAGCCCGCACCGGGGATCGAAAACCGCCCCTATGATATCGTGGGGCCGGTCTGCGAAACTGGCGATACCTTTGCCAAGCAACGCGACATGCCACCCCTGGCGGCGGGGGATCTGATCGCCTTTCGCAGCGCCGGGGCCTATGGAGCGGTGATGGCCAGCGAATACAACTCGCGACCCCTGATCCCCGAAGTTCTGGTGCACGGGGATCAATTTGCGGTTATTCGCCGACGTCCGGACTTTGACGAAATGATAAACCGCGATACCATCCCGGAGTGGCTGTAACAGGTCCGGCAGATCTTGCCGGGTTAGCGGCCATGTGCACCGCCCAAAGGAGGCAGAGCAGTGATGGCGCGACCTGGTAAGCAAACGGGTAATCGAACTGGCAAGACTGACCCACGCTTGCATCCCCTGCGATGGCCGCTGCGGCTGACGCAGGCGGGGCTGGTCTGTGAACGCGCCCTGCGGGCCTTTTGGCCGCTGTTTTCTGTTCTTGCGGTGACAGCCGCAGCGCTGATGCTGGGGCTGCACGACCTGATGTCGCCGCTTTTGTTCTGGGGCACTGCCGTTGTGGCGCTGGCCGCGATGCTGGCCGGCCTGGTCTTTGGGCTGTGGCGCTTTCGCTACCCCCGCCGGGCAGAGATATTGGCGCGGTTGGATGCCAGCCTGCCGGGCCGTCCGGTCAGTGCTTTGCTGGATGCCCAGGCGATTGGGGTGGCGGATGCCGGGGCAACGGCCCTGTGGCAGGCGCATCAGGCACGCATGGCGCGGGCTGCGGCAATGGCCCGTGCGCCGGCTCCAAACCTGCGGATCGCGGCGGCTGATCCTTTTGCCCTGCGCTATGTGGCGCTGGTCTCGCTGCTTATTGCGCTGGTTTTTGGCTCGTTCTGGCGGGTTGGCACGCTTTCGGCCCTGGCGCCGGGGGGAAGTGAGGCCGCAATGGCTGGCCCCTCCTGGGAGGGCTGGATCGAACCGCCGCTTTATACCGGCCTGCCGGTTCTTTATCTTAATGACCAGCAAGGCGAGCGGTTGCAGTTGGCAGAGGGCAGCCGCATCACTCTGCGGTTTTACGGCGAAGTCGGGGCTTTGACCCTGGCGCAGAACCTGTCGGTTCAGGACGCGCCTGATGCGCAGGATGGCGCGCAGGATCCGGGGCTTGAACATGACATCGCGGTTGAGCGCTCTGGCAATCTGGAGATCCAGGGACGTGGCGGGCAGCGCTGGGAGGTTGCGGTGGTGCCGGATCAACCCCCGAGCATTTCGATAACCGGCCTGCCCGAGCTGATGGAGGACGGCGCCCTGTCGCTGCCCTTCCTGGCGCAGGATGACTACGGGATCGAGGGCGGTACGGTGCGTATCTCGCTGGACCATCTCGCCCTGTCGCGCCGTCACGGATTGCTGCCGGACCCCGAGACACGCGCCGACATCGAGCTGGACCTGCCGATGCCGGTGAGCGGATCGCGACAGGCGTTTGAAGGCCTGTTGATCGAGGATTTTTCCACCCATCCCTGGGCCAACCTGCCAGTGGTGTTCAGCGTCTCGGTCCGCGATGCGGCGGGGCAGTCCTCGGTCTCGTCAGGGCTGGGGGCACCGTTGGTGGCACCACGGTTTTTTGATCCCCTGGCGGCAGCTGTGGCGGAACAGCGCCGGGATTTGATCTGGTCGCGTGACAACAGCCTGCGCATCACCCAGCTGCTGCGGGCGCTGTCGCACCGGCCCGAGGATCTGTTCCGCGAGGCGGGCAGCTATCTGCAACTACGCGGTATTCTGCGCGGGCTTGAGGTGGCTTTGCACCAGGGCAGCGCGACCGAGATGCCAATAAGCGAGGGCCAGCGGGATGAAACCGCAGCGGCACTTTGGGCCCTGGCGCAGAGCCTGGAAGAGGGCGATATCGGCGATGCCCTGGAGCGGATGCAGCGGGCCAAGGAGCGCCTGAGCCAAGCGATGCGAGAAGGGGCCAGCGACGAGGAAATCGCCCGCCTGATGCAGAAACTGCGCGAGGCCACCCAGGATTACATGCGCCAGCTGCAGCGTCAGGCGCAGCGCGACAATCCGTCGGGAGACAGCGGTGAGGCGCAGGAAAATGCCATGACGCTGAGCCAGCAGGATCTGCAGGCGATGATGGATCGCATTCAGGAACTGATGGAACAGGGGCGCATGGCTGAAGCGGAACAGGCGCTGGAAGAGTTCCAGCGGATGATGGAAAACATGCGGATCAGTCAGAGCCAGCAGGGGCAGAACGGCTCTGACGGTCAGCAGGCGATGGAAGATCTTGGCGAGACCCTGCAAGAGCAACAGGGGCTTTCCGATCAGGCCTTTCGCGATTTGCAGGAACAGTTCAACCCCAATGCCCAGGCCGGCGAAAGCCAAGGCAATGAAGGCCGAAGCGGTGGCCAGGGCCGGGGGCAGCAGCACCAGGGCGGCACCGGCGGTGAGGGCCAGTCCGGCGAAGACGGCAGTCAG from Phaeobacter sp. G2 encodes the following:
- the phbB gene encoding acetoacetyl-CoA reductase; protein product: MARTALVTGGSRGIGAAISQALKDQGCTVAATYAGNDEAAAKFTEETGIKTYKWNVGSYEESQAGIAQVEADLGPIDIVVANAGITRDAPFHKMTPQQWQEVIDTNLTGVFNTVHPIWPGMRERKFGRVIVISSINGQKGQFAQANYAATKAGDLGIVKSLAQEGARAGITANAICPGYIATEMVMAVPEKVRDSIIAQIPTGRLGEPEEIARCVAFLASDDSGFINGSTISANGGQFFV
- a CDS encoding acetyl-CoA C-acetyltransferase, with the translated sequence MTNVVIASAARTAVGSFGGAFANTPAHDLGRAVLEAVVERAGVDKSEVSETILGQVLTAAQGQNPARQAHINAGLPQESAAWGINQVCGSGLRAVALGAQHIQLGDAAIVCAGGQENMTLSPHAAALRAGHKMGDMKYIDTMIRDGLWDAFNGYHMGQTAENVADKWQISREMQDEFAVASQNKAEAAQKAGKFADEIAAFTIKTRKGETVVDQDEYIRHGASMEAMQKLRPAFTKDGSVTAANASGLNDGAAATLLMSADDAEKRGITPLARIASYATAGVDPSIMGVGPIYASRKALDKAGWSVSDLDLVEANEAFAAQACAVNKDMGWDPAIVNVNGGAIAIGHPIGASGCRVLNTLLFEMQRRGAKKGLATLCIGGGMGVAMCLERP
- a CDS encoding EAL domain-containing protein, which codes for MSEGAEDPLSAAVVSRDHSTLDMVAEAVKHDQTMLAYQPVMQAMPPHDIAFYEGYIRVLDATDRVIPAREFMHVVYDKEIGRELDCLALQHGLRALSQSPNIRLSINMSARSIGYSRWSKTLERFIKKDPTIGERLILEITEASAMAAPELVIDFMDRKQQHGIAFALDNFGAGTTAIGHFRDFYFDAVKIDGQFIRNICNCPDNQAVVRALVGIAKQFDMLIVAESVETQAEAEFLVSIGVDCLQGFLYGAPTVSPPWLEKMKQRNRA
- a CDS encoding sterol desaturase family protein — its product is MDPLSFPDVTQLAVPIFIAAILGEFLWIALKGRGGRYETRDAVTSLIMGAGSVASGIVLGFIAWGFFMVLWEITPLDLGSSIWVIVLCFVLDDLRYYWVHRFGHRIRWVWASHVNHHSSQHYNLTTALRQTWTGTFTFMMVVRAPLVLLGFHPALVLFVGGINLVYQFWIHTEAIGKLPRWFEAVMNTPSHHRAHHGRNPRYLDCNYAGVFIIWDKIFGTFVPEQDSDPVDYGLVYNIATFNPLRVAFHEWVAIYRDMTQPGLSLKQRLLYALAPPGYSHDGSRDTSETIKAKHLARQPQDSGTPGF
- a CDS encoding TlpA family protein disulfide reductase — translated: MRLLRHLSLYIALGLGANAALAADVAELEALRADSLKRLVVHAQPREVSQAEFFLEDDGGKASLQDYQGKVVLLNFWATWCAPCRKEMPQIAELQQEFGGEDFEVLTIAAGRNSPAGIVKFFEENGITNLPRHQDPKQALAREMAVIGLPITVLLNREGEEVARLLGDAEWNSDSAKAIIAAMIDSETGS
- the argH gene encoding argininosuccinate lyase, yielding MTDQASNQMWGGRFAAGPDAIMEAINASITFDKRMAAQDIAGSRAHAAMLAATGVISDNDAEAIREGLLTVLSEIETGTFQFSTALEDIHMNVEARLKEVIGEPAGRLHTGRSRNDQVATDFKLWVRDQLDAAETGLLALIRALLTQAEAGADWVMPGFTHLQVAQPVTWGHHMMAYVEMFGRDLSRVRDARKRMNESPLGAAALAGTSFPIDREMTAAALGFDRPAANSLDAVSDRDFALEFLSCASISAIHLSRFAEELVIWSSAQFRFVTLSDRFSTGSSIMPQKKNPDAAELIRAKVGRIFGANTALMMVMKGLPLAYSKDMQEDKEQVFDAADNWMLALAAMEGMVKDMSANRAELAAAAGSGFSTATDLADWLVRVLGLPFRDAHHVTGSLVALAEGRGCDLPDLTLEDMQGVHGEITQDVFTVLGVENSVNSRMSYGGTAPAQVRAQVARWTALLQA
- the lysA gene encoding diaminopimelate decarboxylase, translated to MDHFLYRDGALYAEDVPVAEIAAAVGTPFYVYSTATLQRHFRLFDEALAGMDHLVCYAMKAASNQAILKTLAQAGAGMDVVSQGEYLRAKAAGVPGDNIVFSGVGKTAEEIRCALSGGIRQFNVESEPEMAVINAVALELGQVAPITIRVNPDVDAKTHAKIATGKSENKFGIPISRAREVYAHAATLPGLKVIGIDCHIGSQLTDLEPFRKAYEKIADLTESLRGDGHDIRRLDLGGGLGIPYTRSNEAPPLPVEYGQLIKDTLGHLGCEIEIEPGRLIAGNAGLMVSKVIYVKSGEDREFLIVDGAMNDLIRPAMYEAHHDIVAVHEPAPGIENRPYDIVGPVCETGDTFAKQRDMPPLAAGDLIAFRSAGAYGAVMASEYNSRPLIPEVLVHGDQFAVIRRRPDFDEMINRDTIPEWL
- a CDS encoding TIGR02302 family protein produces the protein MARPGKQTGNRTGKTDPRLHPLRWPLRLTQAGLVCERALRAFWPLFSVLAVTAAALMLGLHDLMSPLLFWGTAVVALAAMLAGLVFGLWRFRYPRRAEILARLDASLPGRPVSALLDAQAIGVADAGATALWQAHQARMARAAAMARAPAPNLRIAAADPFALRYVALVSLLIALVFGSFWRVGTLSALAPGGSEAAMAGPSWEGWIEPPLYTGLPVLYLNDQQGERLQLAEGSRITLRFYGEVGALTLAQNLSVQDAPDAQDGAQDPGLEHDIAVERSGNLEIQGRGGQRWEVAVVPDQPPSISITGLPELMEDGALSLPFLAQDDYGIEGGTVRISLDHLALSRRHGLLPDPETRADIELDLPMPVSGSRQAFEGLLIEDFSTHPWANLPVVFSVSVRDAAGQSSVSSGLGAPLVAPRFFDPLAAAVAEQRRDLIWSRDNSLRITQLLRALSHRPEDLFREAGSYLQLRGILRGLEVALHQGSATEMPISEGQRDETAAALWALAQSLEEGDIGDALERMQRAKERLSQAMREGASDEEIARLMQKLREATQDYMRQLQRQAQRDNPSGDSGEAQENAMTLSQQDLQAMMDRIQELMEQGRMAEAEQALEEFQRMMENMRISQSQQGQNGSDGQQAMEDLGETLQEQQGLSDQAFRDLQEQFNPNAQAGESQGNEGRSGGQGRGQQHQGGTGGEGQSGEDGSQGQGGQSPGQSADGSSQGGAEGGSAGAGSLAEQQQALREALRRQQQGLPLGQGAEGEATKEALDRAGEAMDGAEEALRQGDLAEAIDRQSEAMEALREGMRALGEAIAQNQQPGQQQGQGDIASSGQADPLGRDRNAGGLAGEQNSEFGDGRAHRRAWDLLEELRRRVGEQDRAEDERRYFERLLDQF